The region TATGAACGAGCTTTTTTACCACAGGTTTTGGGTTTATGAACACGAGTAATCTTATACTCTTGTTGCACTCGGCAAAATATGCAGGTTTTTCGTTCAGACTCGCTGGGCTTCTGGTGAAATCTGCTCGGTTTATCCTGAAATCCTGACACTGACTTCAGATTAACGGTCTAGGTAGCTGACTGTCTATCTtatgtgtctttctgtctgtctcattTTAGGAGAAATTAATATAGTTCAtagaataatataatatagataaGTCTTTTTAATGCAGTCCAGCTTTTCTCATGTTGTAAACTTATttagtaaatttaataaaacttAATACATTAACAGAATGTAGCTGTTAGAGGTTAAATTAACTTCAAGGCTGTGTCCAAAATTGCATACTACCATACTCAATGCTATGTTAAAAGTAGTACATGGCTATTAGAATTCCATTCATTAGTATAGTATGTTTAGTATGCATTGGGATTGGTTAAAGCATTAGTTGGCTGTTAGGGTTTTAGAATTAATTAATGCCTTCGCTCATGGATTCCCAATCCCAGTCCTACTGATCCCATGCTCTGCAcgtttcttttcctttttccacaCACCTGACCCAGCCCACCTTGAGCCTGTTGATTAGTttatgagctgaatcaggtgtgccaGATAAGACAAACACAGTATGCATAGTGTAGGGGTCATTAGGACTGGGAAGCTCTTTTAGGGCTGCCCATTAGGAAGCCTTGCCTTGTGCTGCATTCATGACAGTTCATCACAGCTCGGATCTTCTTGATTCCCACCTCTGAGTGtttgtacaacttcagctgtttTAGGCTGTAAAAATATGGACACTCATGGCAAACTAAGATTTTATAAAAAGTTTTTTACACTGGAGTTAAAGAGATGTTTGGTTAgggcttcatttatttaaaaagtgggtGCAGGCTATGCAGTTTTACCATTTATTTAGCAGTGAAAATTGCATGAAAGTTTTTGTGCAGAACGACTTAAGTGTACAGTTATCAAAGTATCCATCTGCATTAATCGATATCACACTAATAATTATGAAATTCCAACTTTCCAACTGAAACAAGTTGGGTTCAGATGGATTTTCCCATACTGCTGCCTTTTACCTAACACTAATCCAGCCGGTTAAGGAGTACTGAAGAAGTGGAGTATGGCAGATTGTAACTACTCCCTGCAGGAagatagatctccaggaccagggtttaTGAGCACTACTATATCAGCTCTGATACAGTAGTGGTCAACACTTTAATCAGGGGTTCCTATTCTCAGTCCCTGTGACCCCAGTGCTTggcacattttttgtgttttccctgctctgcTCACCTGACCCAGCCAACAAGGGGCTTGTTCATTAGTTAATGAGTTGAATGAGGTGTGGTAGATGAgacaaagcacaaaatatgCATAATGTGTGGTCAACACAACTGGAATTGGGAAATCTTGCTTAAGAGTACATGTGCCAGTTTTCCTTTTCTTAAAGGTGTTCGAGTCCAATGAAACCACAGGCAGGTTGGAGCTGATGGTACTGGAATCTGGTCATCTGCTTGTCTCTCAGGCGCAAGAACTGCTGGTAAGCTCTGCAAGGGATGCAGTGTAGGCTATACATGCTAGGTGTTTTATTTTGGAtggtgttttatgagtttagaatagcctgttttaaaacatgagaATTTACATTTTGCTATGACACCGTTCTACCCAGTCCACTATGACAGGCTTTTTGTTTATCTGTAGTGCACATGACCGGACACAAAGAACTTATCATAACTGCCTGGCAGTATTCAGAGAAAGAATAGTGTTGCTCTTCATTCAGAAACTCAATTGCCAAATCCCCCTCTCCTTCTTGCTCCTCTGTCTGCATTCCTTAAAGATTTCCAGGCCAAGTGCTTCTGAGAGCCTCTGATATCTTCCAACAGTAAGCCAAATTCACAGACTCTGAAGCACAATAGCCTCTGCCTCTTCCTGACTGGGTAGAAAGGAGCTGCCAGATTGTAGAGCACTTTGGTTTTGAGACACTGCTTAACAAGGCAACGTGACTTTTCAGGTCAAAGCACAGGGAGCTCTGAAAACCAAGGGTCGGGGTTATTGATATATTGGCATCTCTAATCTTTATACATGGCAAGGGTTGCTTTCAGTACTATGGGTAGCATTCAGACTCAGAAGCTTAGCAGATCCTTTTCTGAATGTTTACCTCTAGCCGGGCATGAAAAGATGACATGCAGTATTTTGGATAGAGAGGTTATCAAGTGTGTCATCCAGATTACATGTGAGTCCGAAATGCTGAATAGGAAAAGCTATCAGTGTAGAGGCGATTAGTGTTTGAGTCTTTCACTTACAAAACAAACCAGAGAGCACTGAGAATGAAGAGTGTGTTTGAGAAGTAATGAAAtgacattatatattattttattttaattttacattttttattagaaTACAAATAGGAAAAGTATTTGCAGGAGAAAAAGATAAATACCCTTTATAtgtagatttaaaagaaaaataatcattGAATGTTTTCGGTAATGGCTCTGAGGGCAGCATGTAAAACTTTAGCTGAGCCTTTTTCCACAGCACTGTTCCGATAGTTGTGCTGTCTGGCAGCAGGCCATTCATGTTTTTGGAAAGCTGATTCTTGGCAGCATTCATGTGGTGAAGGGGAGATTACAGCTTGTCCCCTGAGCCTCCAGGTCTGGCAAGTGACTTAGGCACTGACTTTCCTATGGAAATAGATCCCCCTGTTGGAATACTTGTGTAATTTCACCTTAGGCTCACTAAGAATCCTCAGGTTTGTGAAATATTTTACCAGGTATATGGATGCCATGTATCTGGTAAACCTGGCGTGGTTTTTGAAGATACAGTTAGTTGAATAGTCATTTTAGAGTCTCATCTTTCTGATATGCACTATATTGTTGTAATACAATTGATATAGTGACCctaaaagtatttggacatttgtgtCATACTTAAATGTGGTAAAGGAGAATTTTCAGCAATTTTCAAAATTGTCTACCCAATTCCGTGATTTAgatataaataaagtcattcagggtggtttagtgtgaaatggttcattgtaaagAAGATTGTACAAAAGAATGGTTCATCATAGACATagacatctttacagtggtggtaataggaaccacaGGTCATGacatatacaacacaaatatagacattgtATGTGGGTTTTTCTGCGTTTGTTCAGGAAGGATTCTCTCTTCTCAACGCTCAGAGTTTTCTGAAGATCCAAAAAAAAGCAGACAGCCTGCTTTTGCACATGACACTGAAGGTGAGAGATGAGGCAAATGTGCTCCATTGAGCTTGTTCATTACTGACGAGTGAAATGTTCTATTCAGCTGTAATGCAGAAGGAATTTGTACTACAACTATGCAGGCAGCAAGTAGAGGCTGTATAATGTGCTGTTTATGTGCCTTATGCTTTCCTAAAATCAGGCACTGTTTTGCTGTCCTCTATAGCCATGAAGAATCACCATATGCAAATTTATTGGAATAGCTGTTTTCGAGTGACCAAGTTTCAGCTGAAAGTCATGCATGGCTTAACAAGTTTGTGGTTTGTTAATTAAGCCAATTATCTCCCCTCCTTAGATGCCTGTATAACTGGAAATTAGTACCTCATGAATTCTGATGCACTGAATGTAAACATGATAGATCATACACAGACACTTAGGGTATGGAATCCACTCACTGAGCCTAGAGCTTCAGCTAGTAAGCCTATTAATTGAACATGCTAGTTGAGCAAGACTGTATAGCCTGAAGGCTTGCATTTTGCAGGCAttgttaataattatatattttgtatgcCTGTTTGTACATTTGTTTCTCCACATGTTCATGTAGGGAGAGAGCCGTATGATAAGACTACAGTTTGCTGGTAAAGACAGGTCTGAAGCAGTAGATCTTTGCAACAAAGCAGTGGAGAGACTACAGGAATATCTGCTGGTTGGCACTCAGGCACCCCCTGCCCCTCCTCCTGCAACTCACACCTCTGAAACTGACCAGCAGAAGCAGGTATAATATACCAAGCCTAAACTCAGTGCTGTAATGTTTAGATTTGTAGACGAGGACAGTGGCAGAAGATGAGTTATTTTACAGTTGTATAGTTCTGAAACGGATTAACAGGTTGTAGGGaaagcaaaaatgaaagaattgAACTTTGTTCTTGATATAAGAAGAATGTTATCAatatacaacctcatttccaaaaaagttgggatgctgtgcaaaatgtaaaaataaaaaatgccaatcaaaccctgtatttcattgaaaataatacaaagacaacatatcaaatgttgaaactgagatttttatttttatcttttaaatatatgccaattgaatttgatgccagcaatg is a window of Pygocentrus nattereri isolate fPygNat1 chromosome 7, fPygNat1.pri, whole genome shotgun sequence DNA encoding:
- the rec114 gene encoding meiotic recombination protein REC114 isoform X2, with amino-acid sequence MSGKRAKAKCVWRLKRYGRFLPKAKETGEKCSWKVFESNETTGRLELMVLESGHLLVSQAQELLEGFSLLNAQSFLKIQKKADSLLLHMTLKGESRMIRLQFAGKDRSEAVDLCNKAVERLQEYLLVGTQAPPAPPPATHTSETDQQKQTPVEAPQATPDVAKESVSIKHLSQYFLGEHGLSLPMAYRHFALPPGELEDLLRLCLLDCGFPAFVEEVENKLKALIQD